TGTCAGAGGCAAAGCCGCCGGCAAGATTGGGATTGGTCACCTGAACCCGATCCAGTTTGTTGGACGAAATCGCTTCGCCTGGATAGATGGTGTCCGTCGGAACGATCGCATAACGATCCCGCGCCGCTGACGGGGCGGCGGCGAAAGCCACCAAGACCATGACGGCCACCCCGGTCAACCTGAACATTCTCTTCATATGGCGAAACATCATGTTTGCCCCTTTGATGTTTACTTTAGGTTTTTACTGACGATCTGTGCCATTTCGTCGGCGGTGGTGATGACCTTGGAATTCATCTCGTAGGCGCGCTGGGCCGAAATCAGGCTGGTGATTTCCGTGACCGAGTCGACGTTCGAGGACTCCAGATAGCCCTGCTTCAGATAGCCATAGCCCGCGTCGCCGGGCACGCCGTTAATCGGATTACCGGAGGAAGCCGTTTCCTGGAACAGATTGTCGCCGATAGCCTTCAAACCAGCCGGATTGACGAAAGCCGATGTTTCCAGCTGACCAAGCGTTGTATAAGTGGAGGAATCGCCTTGCAAAACCGAGACCTCACCGGATTCGCTGATCTTCACTTCGGTCGCATCCGTTGGGATGGTGATATTTGGAATGATCTTATAGCCTTCGGTCGTCACAAGGTTGCCGTCGGAATCCTTGTTGAGAGCGCCGGCGCGGGTGTAGAACGTGGTAGCACCGTCAGGGCTCTGCACCTGGAGGTAACCGCGTCCAACAATGGCAACGTCCAGTTCGTTCGAGGTCTCCGACAATTCGCCCTGCTCGTTCATCGTCCGAACGGCTGCCGTCTGCACACCGAGACCGATATTAGCACCTTCCGGCACCGTCGATTGGTTGGCGCGGTTTGCGACGCCCACAGCCTTTTCAGTTTGATAAAGAAGGTCTGAAAACTCAGCGCGCGACTTCTTGAAACCGGTCGTATTGATATTGGCGATATTGTTGGAAATGACCTCGAGGTTGGTCTGCTGGGCATTCATGCCGGTGGAGGCAATTGCGAGAGCTCTCATGTGCTGCTATCCCTGAGGTTAAATCTGCATTTTTGTGATGTCGAGGAAGGCCGAAACCAGCTTGTCGCGCAGCGCAATCGCCGTTTGCAGCGATTTCTGCGCAGACATCACGGAATCGACCACTTCGCGGGTGCTGACCTTGCCGAGCATGCCGTCGATGGAGTTGCTTTCAGCAGTCTTCA
This region of Agrobacterium vitis genomic DNA includes:
- the flgG gene encoding flagellar basal-body rod protein FlgG, which codes for MRALAIASTGMNAQQTNLEVISNNIANINTTGFKKSRAEFSDLLYQTEKAVGVANRANQSTVPEGANIGLGVQTAAVRTMNEQGELSETSNELDVAIVGRGYLQVQSPDGATTFYTRAGALNKDSDGNLVTTEGYKIIPNITIPTDATEVKISESGEVSVLQGDSSTYTTLGQLETSAFVNPAGLKAIGDNLFQETASSGNPINGVPGDAGYGYLKQGYLESSNVDSVTEITSLISAQRAYEMNSKVITTADEMAQIVSKNLK